TACCTACTTATGTTATTGTTTCCTCTGGTGTGCCTGACTGAATGAGACGTTTCTAATTAATAAATTGGTTAATTCTGATGCTGTCTGATGAGCTCCAACACTTGCAGCTGGTGGCTTTTAGAGCAGCTTTTACGTGGTCACTGCTTTGTTATATAGAGGCTTTTTGATTCAGGAGTTTATTGCtgtcttctttaaaaaaattaaaaagtgactTGTGCTTAAggagatttatttatatttttaaatcttctCACATGTTACCCCAGACGAAGCAGGTTTAAGTATTGGGCATacactccccctcccccaccaagcTCGATGTAAAGGCTCTCGGATGCATGCTGCAGCCACATGGCCAGACAAAAAGCAACAGCTTGCAGCCGGTGGGGTCAAACGGCTTCCAGCCAATTGAAGCAAGACCGGCGTTTGAACTGTGCGCACACAGCCAATCACATTGTTCTGGGGCGGGTGGCTGGGATTTATTAATGGGGAAATGAGCTTATTCATGTAATGCAGATCTCTACTTTGTCCCTTTGTTTTGAATCCTCAGACACCCACCCTTCCCCCACCCATTTTAAAAAAGCTCTTACACAATGCTAAGCCTGccagaccctttgtatcatgcttcttaacacttttattgcttTGGAGGGTAGCATTTGAGGGTCCTGCTATATAATCAAATATAACATGATGCTAAAATTCATAGCTATTTAAACTTTTAATTGAGTACTCATACTGAGTGGGTTTGGATTGCTGGGTAAAGTCTGGTTTGGGACTGGGTTTAGGTAGAGGGAAATACAGACTGTTGGCACTCTCAATTCTCTAATAAAGATTTTTATTAAATCCTTTCAGCTGATACATTGGTACAATCCAAACACATTAAAGTATGTGGTAGTGCATGGTGTAAAAGCTAACGAAAACAAACTGCCTGGAAGTCATGTCtaaattttaaacatttttgtagttaTAGTACATTTCCTATGTAAGCAAGCTTTATCGCaattgagttttttttcctcctctaaactttacaaacaatttaattttatattaaatccTGTCTCTTTGCAGAAGATGAAATTGATGTAGTGACTGTGGAGAAGAGGAAAGCTTATGGTGGTCGGCAGCCCGTGACCATCACGGTACGAGCTGATCCACTAGACACTTCAACAAAGCTCTTCCACATTTCCATCCATCAGCAGCAACACAACTATGCTGCCCGGCTTCCTGAACCTAGCGAACCATCTCCTGAGAGTCCACCTACTACCACAGAGGAGCCTGGAGAGGTGAGCTCATACTCTATGCAACCCTGTAGCCCACCTTCAGCAAACTCTCCTCTGGCTTCTGGAAGTTCAGACAGTGAGGACATTGCAAAGCGAAAGAATCACAACTATATGGAAAGGAAAAGAAGGAATGACCTGCGCTCCCGTTTTCTGGCATTGAGAGAAGAGGTCCCAGGACTGGGTAAAACCTCTAAAACGCCTAAGGTGGTCATTCTTGGCAAAGCAACTGCATATTTGAGGGACCTTATCACAGAGGAGCAACGGCTTGCCAATGAAAAATCAAAGCTCCGGTCCCGTCACCAGCAGCTCATGAGGAAGCTGTCTCGATTGAGAGGCCGCTGAGAGACATTGGGCAGTGTTCTGCCATGCACATTTGCACATTTATTGGGGATGGGGAGGGTTAAACTAGTATGCACATATGTGAGACTACTTCAAAGACAGTGTTCTGCAGAGCACAATGGGAAAAGGGGCTTGTCTTGTTTCAGGTGATTATGAATGATTCCTCTGGTTCCACGGCTGACTTGTGTtctcctccttggcattgtctGCATGCGTTTCCCATCACACTAGTTGCATGCTAAATCTGACTGCTCAATTAGTGGTTGCTTAAGTtctatcacttttttttaaagcagataGAAGAAAACTCTTTAAAATCTGAATTAAATTAAGACTCTGGTGTTGGGTTATCAAACTGTAGCTTTCCACTAGTAGGAGTGGTTTCCTTTGATCCTCCTTGCAAAGGGTTTGGGgaattctagctaaataggtacAACTACAGTTTAATAGTAACCGTTTGACCTATTCCATGTATCAAAAACATGCTACAGACAAATAGGATATCACTCACTGATTTTAGTTTTATCAGGTTTGTAGGAAGACATTCCTTAGCTGTAGGTATGGCATCCATACTTATGATGGCTATCTTCCGTGTTCTGAGTTTTGCCTACGGGGCGAAGAAAAAACCCAGATCCTGGGTAATGTCTTTGGGGAGAACATTAAAGCTGCATGTGTGAACTGCTCTATACCTCACTCTATGCCACTTTACACTCTTATTTGGTCacactttgttttgtttgtctgAATCTGCTGCTGACTCTTGGAATTTTGTACTGAACAAAGTTTATACTGTATTTTTGTATCCAGTTTGGTAAATGAAATTTATAAGTGATTGAAGTGTTGGTGACCTTCAAcaaagatgaaaaaaacaaaaacaaaaaaaaaaaccatacaatGTACATACTACTAAAGAATTATTTGTCAAAGTTGCATATGTGTTGTGTCTTGTGTTTCTGCAGAAATATCCTGTGCTGCCAGAACCAGTATAGACCATGAACAGCCAGGAGAGCCTTTTTGGTTGTTAAATTACATACCACCTGATTTTGGCAGTCACAGAATCATGGGCGATGTAGTTCATATGTTTTGTAGAACTTGGCTACTCTTGTAATAGTCATGGAGGTAAATTGATATAAAAGCTTAGTTAGTAGatggatatttatttaaactactTTGTACACTACTATTTACTTTGGTAATTTGGAcatattgttaaatataaatgCTAACGCTTTGAAAGCCTCAGGCCATTAGACATTGTCTACACTATTGGTAACCCTGGGACAATTTGCTTTACTATAGCGTACTTGTCTTGATGGATTACTTAATGCTATGCCCACTGTCCTGAATCATATTACACTGCCTCAGTGGCTGGAAAACCTGGCAGGGGAATGGGGAAGTGTTTCAAAAGGGATCCCTAGCTAGggaatttacattcatttaaaaCACTTTGTAATGTAAATTTTGGGACCACCTGGGTCTCACCCCTGCTAAGCACAATCGGCAGATATTTAGTATTCCACTGAAGGTAGATGGCAGGACCTCTACTCTTAGGAACTGTCTGTTTTGCTTAATAAACCACCCTTTGCGCATCACTGCTTTACTCTGTGTGGTCTCTGGTTTCAGTGACATGGTTCGTGTGTATGATGAAGAATGCAGCGTCTCAGACAGCACTACTGCGTCTCCTTTACAGACGTGTGGGAGTTACCAAGAACGTGTTGAAAATTGAATATTctgatgtattcaatatatgGCATGTTGTGCTCTTGCTCGGTTTAGCAGCTCTTAATGTCTGGATACTATATGGCTTTTGCCAGAAAGCACCTGATGTCTGCTGTCTTTTAGTTTGTAATGATTATCGGTGTTCTAACACAAGCAATGGCCTACTGTGAGATCTTATTCCCACACTGTATGACAAAAGTGGATAGCTGAGCTTACAGATCAATGAAGGGTTTTAGCACCTTTTCCAGTATACATTCTCATGAAAGGCTAGAATGTCTGCTCATAAATGCTTTTCGGCAAAGAAAAATCATTGATtttcaaacccccccccaataaccTTTTATTGGCTGGCTGATGTGTCTTTTTAAGCTCTGTAACAACGCTCAAGTGTACAACACTAAACAGGATCTTCAACAAGATGTACATGTTCCATATTCATAAACACCCTTTGGAGATGCCATAAAATCTAGATTTGCTATTTTAGTTTCCCTTGACATTGCTGGTCATAGAAGTTGGCTTGTGATGGCAATGAACGCCTCTATGCTGATAAGTGGTCAGCATCTCATAGGTGTGGCCAAGAACAAAGACCAAACGCATGTGTACAGTCCTTTGGAATACAGTGGCGATATGTAAATCAAATATCTAAAGAgctgccccctttttttttttgtgtatatttaggCATTGCTAATCTGCCCCCCACTGACAAAAATGAGGTATAGCTTGTGGTGCAGCATCTCACATTATGGACAAAagggtaaaaccaaaaatattccCACTTATGTTATAAATGTGCTTTATGTAGTAAAGGATACACATGTTTATATAAGAATGATGTTTATGACAGGTGAAACTGATGAACCCTGTCCCTTTAGAAGGGAGCATCCCATTCTTTTGTTGTCTTTGTTCTAATACTGCCTTGTTCATGCACCAGGAGCAGACTTGCACACACACCGCATAATTTCACACATCACGTGGTAAATGCTATAAATTCTGCAtacttgtttccatggcaacagctACCAGAGCTGCTCCTGGTTGCTATTGGACAGTGGCTGGTTTTCTGTTTCCATAGTACCATCCTCACTTCTTGTTGCCATGGTACCTTGTCCTGAAAGAGGACCAGTTACCACACTGTTTCCAAGGTAACAGCCTCCATCTGTCTGGATAAAAGTCTTGGTTATCTCTAGTCTGTTGCTAGAGGCTACGATAAAGGAGGAAGACGATTGCATAAATTTAACTTTGTTGCTGAGCTTGTTGTTTATGTTCCTGAATCAAGAAGGAAGAGGGATTTCAAAACAATGTCAAATTAAAAACTGttaaacagaaaacaatttTGCCTGATGCAGACAAGTAAAGGGATTAAGAACCAACTTCTATTCTGTATTAAAACCTTACTTttatataatgattattatacCAAGTTCTGCTTCTTTAAAAAAGAAGCGCACCTTCTTTATAACatccataaataaataacaatttggGGTTTGACCAGTAACTGAAAGCAGTAAATGGCCATTTCATTTGCAATAGCATTTTTATCTTCACATTCCAAAAGCCTTTGTGTGTTTGCTTCCAGATGTTATTTTCGAAGTATTGTTTAGAATGATGCGGTTTATTTAGTAAACAACAGCTTTAAGGAGGACAACTTTAGCTCACCCACTTAACTATTAGGTAATTATGCTAAAACTGGGTGAGCATAGACTCCAAGAACCCATGGGATTTCTTTAACTCTTTGTGCTCCAGTGTCAGGACAATTTTCAATGTTTTGCTATAGTTAGTAAATATGGTAAACCATAATAAACATACGCAGATATAGTTTCAGACAAAGCATGCATCGCATTATATACTGGCAAAAACAGCCCCCTTCAAAAAACGATAATTCTGGCTGAAGACTCACCAACAGCTCATTGCACTACagtatctccccccccccatgatcaCCATAGGAGCAGAGGAGATCagcaattttattattattattaattgttttatatcctGTAAacttcctgtcctgaagttcccTCTCTTCTCCCCACCTCAGCCTTACAAAGAACCCCTGAACCATTCGACATAAACCAGCAATTTAACGACAGGCGAGGGTAACATGAGGGTATTTAGTATGTTTCCCCATGGTTTACATATAACGTGCATGGAAGTTCATGCTGACTGGAATATTCCATTTGTTCTATAGTGATAAGGCCAGCTATGCACCAGGCCTATTATATTCTCATTGTGTTTCTGTCATTCATTACAGCGCGTTGGCGCCATTCACTTACGGCCGCTTCTCCTTGGCAACCGATGACGTAGTAAACATGGCGGCGCACAGCCTGGGTCGCCGCTTACCTCTCGTAGTGATTCTCGGAGCTACGGGGACCGGGAAATCAAAACTGGCGATCCAGCTCGGACGCGTGCTCGGAGGGGAGATAATTAGCGCTGACTCCATGCAGGTGACAGGACTGGGGCTTAGAGTGGGGTTCGCAGTACAGTGCGGCAGGCAGACACTAGTGTCCTCACCCACGCGAACTCACATGCAGCGTTGTTCTTCTGTTGCTGTTAAAGGTGTATGAGGGGCTGGACATCATCACTAACAAGGTGACCGCGGAGGAGCAGCGCCTGTGTACACATCACATGATCAGCTTTGTGGACCCCTTGGTCACCAATTACACCGTGGTGGACTTCCGCAACAAGGCGGTTTCCCTGATATCCTTTTCTGATTCCATCAGTGGGACTGCAACTCTGATAACCCTTAGCCAGGCCACGCTCAGGTGTTTGTGGTACCACCTTCACTGGAGGACCACTCCTGCACATCATCTGGATGCTGTTCCCTTAGGATAAATACTTGTCCGCTGGAAACGGCGTAGATCTTTAGGCGAAACGACTGTTTACATTGTGATGACCCGAGGCTACTCTTTTCCGAAAGCAGCCTCCTTGCTGCCGTCATTCTATATGTTATAAGTTTTGGAATGTATGTATTTCGttgttttttaatatcatttaGAAAGTGTGAGGGCACAAGAAATTCTGAGATTGAGAAGCTCTCTCTGCAGCCCCATGGTCAAAGCGATCAAGGGTGTTTAGATGTTTTATCTGAATCCGTATACATTCTTTTTGGAAGATTCTAATGGTTCTTTAACTGCGTAGCCTCTTTGCCAACCCAAACAACGTGTATTCTTGCTCTGCCCTTAACTGTGCACATCGAAGATATATTTTCCCGAGATAAGATCCCGATTGTTGTGGGAGGAACCAATTATTATATAGAATCCCTGCTGTGGAAGGTATTGGTAAGTACATCGGTTCTTTCCTATGCTTTCACTTGCCTAATTCTCCCCACGGCTTGCGTTTCTGATTGGTTCAATGTACGGGAACCGCAGGTATCGGCCACCGGCCCAAAGAAACCCAGTGACGTGGCAGAGAAGAGCCACACTCCGCCGGACAGAAAGGAAGAGTTAGAGCAGCTTGACAGCCATGAGCTTCACGAACGTCTGCAAAACGTTGACCCAGAGAGGGCTTCTAAATTACACCCGCATGACAAACGGAAAGTGGCGAGGTGGGCACCGCTACTGGGGTTAGTGGGAGGTCACTGGGCTGTTTCCTTCAATATTTTTGGGATGATGTCTCCTCCTATTTCCTAATTCTTTTTTACCTCTGTTCTATTAAAGCGTGCCACTTAATGGTAATGAGTACAATGCCACAAAGCCTGTTCTAATAATAACAGGTTTCACGTTGCCTGTTGAGCTAACAGTTGTCCTATTTCCTGTTCTTTCCACCAActgtgcaaaaaagaaaaatacgttACTCAGCAGACAGGAAGTGAAAGGAAATATTTgcgcaggttttttttttatacactaaaCCGAGTTTTTCTTCGTCTGCTAGTGGTTAGTGGAATTCTAGCTGTAATTGTTTAcactttaattaaatatatacaaacatctATTTATCCAAAATTACCATATTAGCCCAAATACTGCATAGCTGCCTTACTAGAACTTCTTATGCATTAAGAAGATATGTAagactatattttatttttgtagtgtGTGCCATGTCAGACTATAACATACTTACAGTATATTTGTTTACTGTgccattattacattttttttttttacagaatgctAGATTTAGCATTTTAGTTAAAATTCGAAATAACCAAACCTGTCAAACATGAACACACACAAGACATACTCTTAAGGATGGGGATGAGGGCCTCTTTGCAAGGTTACAATATTTTAGGAGGTTGAGGCGGGAGCTTGTATTCATCCAGTGATGATTTCTTTCAAGGGAAGAAGTTCTTCTACAATTGATCTTCCGAATCCCACTCATGTATTgcctatgtatgtgtatatgtgtgtgtatgtatgtgtgtgtgtgtgtatatatatatatatgtatatatatatatatatatatatatatatatgtatatatgtgtgtatatatatatatatatatatatatatatatatatatatatatatataaaatgtttctaaagAAATATCACATATCACAGTCCTGCTTCAGAGTCacgttttaataaattaaactttGTGGCTTTATAAGTCTTTTAATACAAATTAAGTTCCAGAAAGCACTGTTAGGCCTCagtattaatacattatttttattgttggaGACAtccttttatgttttaatacaatGCTAGTTCGTATGTGACCAAGAAATGCAGTGTAATCGTTTCCTGGTTACGTAACTTTCTTAGTGAAAGTTAATCTGTTGGCACACTCGCCAAGTTACAATCctttatgtgctttttttttttttttgttatttgcacTTGCCTGCCTGATTTTATACTTCCTTCTTTGTGTTGTAAGTGTTTTAGTTGACTAGCCAGTCTGGTTACATACTTTCTAGCAAGCAGGGACTCGTTAGTAACCCATTTAGGAAATGTGTGTAGTTTTTGCCTCTCCCTTCCCTAGGGCTTCTGGGAGATAAGTCCGCACCCTATCTCATGTCAGGCCTAGTGAGAACTCTGGTAATAGGGGGATGAGCAGTCTTGCACACAGCGCCGCATGCTGGTCCAGTGATAATGTTTGTGTCACACAGGAGCCTCCAAGTGTTTGAGGAATCTGGTATCCCACACTCAGAGCATCTCAGGAGACAGCAAGAGGAAGGAGGAAGTCCATTGGGGGGAGCATTGAGATATCCCAACCCATGCATCCTGTGGCTGCATGCCGACCAGGAAGGTGGGCAAACATTTTGTCTGTGCTCGGATGATAAAATGTACCATTTGTGGTATGGTGTTAATAGATATCGTTTTGTGTCTAGCAgatttgtgtgttgtgtgtataCTACATTCACATAACATTTCACTTTATGTCATAGTTCTGGATTCCAGACTGAGCTCCAGAGTGGATGAGATGCTACATCTTGGCCTGATCGAAGAATTAAAGGATTTTCACAAACGATACAACGAGAAG
This sequence is a window from Spea bombifrons isolate aSpeBom1 chromosome 2, aSpeBom1.2.pri, whole genome shotgun sequence. Protein-coding genes within it:
- the MYCL gene encoding protein L-Myc is translated as MDLGSYNTHYFYDVDLKEDFYRCIAPSEDIWKKFELVPGCSLSAAGCKGGGGNDWGAELMDLGWESPVKLSGLSKVVLLRDCMWSGFSTRERLEKVINERISSGSSWAGSGAKPPLDTELPETGVEPPEQISAQHLVPTQVPEKAQHSSGSESTSDSEDEIDVVTVEKRKAYGGRQPVTITVRADPLDTSTKLFHISIHQQQHNYAARLPEPSEPSPESPPTTTEEPGEVSSYSMQPCSPPSANSPLASGSSDSEDIAKRKNHNYMERKRRNDLRSRFLALREEVPGLGKTSKTPKVVILGKATAYLRDLITEEQRLANEKSKLRSRHQQLMRKLSRLRGR
- the TRIT1 gene encoding tRNA dimethylallyltransferase, whose product is MAAHSLGRRLPLVVILGATGTGKSKLAIQLGRVLGGEIISADSMQVYEGLDIITNKVTAEEQRLCTHHMISFVDPLVTNYTVVDFRNKAVSLIEDIFSRDKIPIVVGGTNYYIESLLWKVLVSATGPKKPSDVAEKSHTPPDRKEELEQLDSHELHERLQNVDPERASKLHPHDKRKVARSLQVFEESGIPHSEHLRRQQEEGGSPLGGALRYPNPCILWLHADQEVLDSRLSSRVDEMLHLGLIEELKDFHKRYNEKLISQSGQDYQHGIFQSIGFKEFHEYLITEDDCEPHRRELLLQRGIEALKQRTQKYARKQNKWVRNRFLKRPGPNVPHVFGLEVSDISSWDEHVLSPALQIVSSFKQGQTPAIQPLQMESDNENKRSRHLCDLCDRVIIGDREWAAHTKSKSHLHHVKKRRKLEAACNPGNDKEREQFGTELTSNELACTADKEGAVKELQEQLCTRDLDCVQDLPLNNKRKPLQQSTEDVMSADDTCR